One window from the genome of Candidatus Saccharibacteria bacterium encodes:
- the lysS gene encoding lysine--tRNA ligase: MSREDEVLASYKENYQSLIDQGINPYPADSQKDYPNQTVIDDFDQLAGRSIYLSGRVVSKRGHGKLNFIDLEDQSGKIQLFCSASEVESDSWSILELINVGDFTEAYGEVFQTQKGQISLKLKRLRILTKALRPLPSEHYGIKDEELRYRLRYLDLMRPEIRKRFYQKAQFWRSIREFLDNRGFIEVQTPVLETVAGGASATPFVTHYDALDEDVYLRISAGELWQKKLMVAGFERTYEIGRIFRNEGMSREHLQDYTQLEYYQAYADEEQGMELVRELYIKVAKDTFGRTDFEVYGHRFDLADQWERIDYLTEIERVSGLDVINCELSKIRDWLRARKVGFEPEAARETLIDIVWKQVRKEISGPAFLIGHPEAVSPLAKSNQHRPGTVRRFQVILAGSELGNGYSELNDPIDQEQRFIKQSELRDGGDSEAQMHDKDFVRALEYGMPPTCGFGMSERLFSFLSNISIREATLFPIVKIKEDNEQGK; this comes from the coding sequence ATGAGTAGAGAAGATGAAGTACTAGCTTCATACAAAGAGAACTATCAGAGCCTAATTGATCAAGGTATTAATCCTTATCCAGCAGATAGCCAGAAGGATTATCCCAACCAAACTGTGATCGATGACTTCGACCAATTAGCTGGTAGGTCTATTTATTTATCAGGTCGGGTAGTTAGTAAGCGTGGTCATGGCAAGCTAAACTTTATCGATCTTGAGGATCAATCTGGCAAAATCCAGCTATTTTGTTCGGCTTCAGAAGTCGAATCAGACAGTTGGAGTATACTGGAGCTGATCAATGTAGGTGATTTTACTGAAGCCTATGGAGAAGTTTTTCAGACCCAGAAAGGTCAAATATCATTGAAGCTGAAACGTCTAAGGATTTTGACCAAAGCACTTAGGCCATTACCTAGTGAACATTATGGTATCAAGGATGAAGAGCTCAGATATCGTCTGCGTTATTTAGACCTAATGCGCCCAGAGATCAGAAAACGCTTTTATCAAAAAGCTCAGTTTTGGCGATCGATTAGAGAGTTCTTGGACAATAGAGGATTTATCGAGGTACAGACACCAGTACTTGAAACTGTAGCTGGTGGAGCAAGTGCTACACCTTTTGTCACCCATTATGATGCCTTAGATGAAGATGTCTATTTGCGAATATCAGCAGGTGAGCTTTGGCAGAAGAAGCTAATGGTGGCTGGGTTTGAGAGAACCTATGAGATAGGTAGAATCTTTCGTAATGAAGGGATGAGTCGGGAGCATCTTCAGGATTATACTCAGCTGGAGTATTATCAAGCTTATGCAGATGAAGAACAAGGAATGGAGCTAGTGAGAGAACTCTATATCAAGGTAGCCAAGGATACTTTTGGCCGAACGGATTTTGAAGTCTATGGGCACAGATTTGATTTGGCCGATCAGTGGGAGAGGATTGATTATTTGACCGAGATTGAGCGAGTGTCTGGGCTGGATGTGATTAATTGTGAACTATCTAAGATCAGGGATTGGCTGAGAGCAAGAAAGGTTGGATTTGAGCCTGAGGCAGCGCGCGAGACTTTGATCGATATTGTCTGGAAGCAGGTTCGCAAAGAGATTAGTGGGCCAGCATTCTTGATAGGACACCCAGAAGCTGTCTCACCTCTTGCTAAGTCCAATCAACACCGCCCTGGAACGGTCAGAAGATTTCAGGTAATATTGGCAGGTAGCGAACTGGGCAATGGTTATAGTGAGCTCAATGATCCAATTGATCAAGAACAAAGGTTTATCAAGCAGTCTGAACTCAGAGATGGTGGAGATAGTGAAGCGCAGATGCATGACAAAGATTTCGTTAGGGCACTAGAATATGGTATGCCACCTACCTGTGGCTTCGGAATGAGCGAGAGACTGTTTAGTTTTTTAAGTAATATTTCAATACGAGAGGCAACACTTTTTCCAATCGTAAAGATTAAGGAGGATAATGAGCAGGGAAAATAG
- the tyrS gene encoding tyrosine--tRNA ligase: MKRYDQILFERHFPVVGSLDSHTLLSYLEPKITQWLTKEEILTKLALDRPLKIKLGIDPTAPIIHLGHLVPLVILRLFLLAGHHTDLIIGDFTAQIGDPSGRTTERKTIDRSTISNNYANYQAFLGNFIELDHLNIIKNSSWLDQITLPEWFKYMTMINLSEATQREDFRKRVENSQPVSMAEVSYGMLMGIDSIKLNTDIEISGLDQLLNVQQCRSMMKDSGMVREGCLIVPIIEGTTGDGRKMSKSYGNFIAIDLDDDDLFGKVMATSDKVIADYYLAFMMILPEEVKDIQVFCKSDPLEAKKQLATLLIAIRARDIDSGLRARQNFERIFSNQEILDQDFVQLQAAKNQLLFELLSHNLDYSKTALRTLFDQGGVKMINQDQSLTKLDQDFVIERDIKLKIGKRHYYRVSI, encoded by the coding sequence ATGAAGCGTTATGATCAAATATTATTTGAGCGACATTTTCCCGTAGTAGGTAGTCTAGATAGCCATACCTTGTTGAGTTATCTAGAACCAAAAATTACCCAATGGTTGACCAAAGAAGAAATCTTGACCAAACTCGCACTAGATCGTCCCCTGAAAATTAAGCTTGGTATTGACCCAACAGCCCCAATAATTCACCTTGGCCACCTTGTTCCCCTAGTAATTCTTAGGTTGTTTCTCTTAGCTGGCCATCATACAGATCTAATCATTGGTGACTTCACAGCACAGATCGGTGACCCCAGTGGCAGAACAACAGAACGCAAGACAATCGATCGATCAACCATTAGTAATAATTATGCCAATTATCAAGCTTTTTTGGGTAATTTCATCGAGTTGGATCACCTCAATATTATCAAAAATAGCAGCTGGCTTGATCAAATCACTTTACCTGAGTGGTTTAAATATATGACTATGATCAATCTATCAGAAGCTACGCAAAGGGAGGACTTTCGTAAAAGAGTAGAAAATTCCCAACCTGTTAGCATGGCTGAAGTCTCATATGGAATGCTGATGGGGATAGATTCAATCAAGCTTAATACTGACATAGAAATTTCAGGCTTAGATCAGCTGCTCAATGTCCAACAATGTAGATCGATGATGAAGGATTCTGGCATGGTGCGTGAAGGATGTCTGATAGTCCCGATAATTGAGGGGACTACTGGTGACGGCCGCAAAATGAGCAAGAGTTATGGTAATTTTATTGCCATTGATCTAGATGATGATGACCTGTTTGGCAAAGTTATGGCTACTAGCGATAAGGTAATTGCTGACTACTACCTTGCCTTCATGATGATCCTGCCAGAAGAAGTTAAAGATATCCAAGTATTTTGCAAATCTGATCCACTGGAAGCAAAAAAACAACTTGCTACTCTACTGATTGCAATTAGGGCTCGAGATATAGATAGTGGATTAAGGGCTAGACAAAATTTTGAGAGGATATTTAGCAACCAAGAGATTCTTGATCAAGATTTTGTCCAATTGCAAGCGGCCAAAAATCAACTACTGTTTGAGCTACTAAGCCACAACTTGGATTATAGCAAGACTGCACTAAGAACACTGTTTGATCAAGGTGGAGTCAAGATGATTAATCAAGATCAGTCACTCACCAAGCTTGATCAGGACTTTGTGATTGAGAGAGATATCAAGCTTAAAATTGGCAAAAGACACTATTACAGAGTTTCTATCTAA
- the thrS gene encoding threonine--tRNA ligase, whose protein sequence is MKSIKDHQSEQERLMPMRHSLAHIMAQAIIELWPGTELGIGPVIEDGFYYDVLLPDSQQLQEKDLAKITKRMHQIIKADLEFNQQDWDLKKAKKFFEDQRFKIDLIGDLEHKGTTKVGQVASQGKDTVSVYITGDDQFIDLCGGPHQSSTGKVGKFKLTRIAGAYWRGDSKNPQLQRVYGVAFEDDQKLEEYFLRLEEAKKRDHRVLGEKLKLFMHSDKVGAGLPLLLPRGEELKDLLIRYMRQMEQERGYQYVSTPVLTHEALYQASGHADYYLDNMYSTEVDEEGNRFYLKPMNCPHHHQIYERLVQSYRDLPLRLAEASPLYRYELSGTLTGLIRVRGPITQNDAHIYVTSDQLKAEFIKVIELFSAVYQEFEIEDYWFRLSLPDFGKDKFAESGDRWQYAADQIREALVETGSEFVEVEGEAAFYGPKLDVQIRNVTGKEDTIATSQIDILVPERMGLKYTDQDNQDQIPIVIHRAIMGSFERFIGFLLEKTAGYLPFWLAPEQVRILVVTDRAEAYVREIESVLKDLVLKQPLKANQLRYQIDDRAESLGKKIRQAEQDKIPVQIIVGEKDQDNRTISLRKKFNDQSEEQTIEFDQLANYLSSLAESRGKYE, encoded by the coding sequence ATGAAATCAATCAAAGACCACCAATCAGAGCAAGAACGCCTAATGCCGATGCGTCATAGCCTAGCTCATATCATGGCTCAGGCAATTATCGAACTCTGGCCAGGTACGGAGCTGGGGATTGGCCCAGTGATTGAGGATGGTTTTTATTATGATGTATTATTGCCAGATAGTCAGCAATTGCAAGAAAAAGATCTAGCGAAGATTACTAAGAGAATGCATCAGATTATCAAGGCAGATTTGGAATTTAACCAGCAAGATTGGGATCTCAAAAAAGCCAAAAAATTTTTTGAAGACCAGAGATTTAAGATTGACTTGATTGGTGATTTAGAGCACAAGGGTACTACCAAGGTTGGTCAAGTGGCTAGTCAGGGTAAAGACACAGTAAGTGTTTATATTACAGGGGACGACCAGTTCATTGATCTTTGCGGAGGCCCCCATCAGAGCAGTACTGGCAAGGTCGGCAAATTCAAGCTGACTAGGATTGCAGGAGCCTATTGGCGAGGCGATAGTAAAAATCCCCAGCTTCAACGAGTCTATGGAGTAGCCTTTGAAGATGATCAGAAACTGGAGGAATATTTTCTAAGACTTGAAGAAGCCAAGAAGCGAGATCATCGGGTATTGGGTGAAAAACTCAAACTCTTCATGCATTCTGATAAGGTAGGAGCTGGTCTACCATTACTCCTACCAAGAGGGGAAGAGCTCAAAGATCTTTTGATCCGATATATGCGTCAGATGGAGCAGGAGAGAGGCTATCAATATGTCTCAACGCCAGTCCTCACTCATGAAGCTCTTTATCAGGCCAGTGGTCATGCTGATTACTATCTAGACAATATGTATTCTACTGAAGTAGATGAGGAAGGTAATAGATTTTATCTTAAGCCAATGAATTGCCCACACCATCATCAAATCTATGAGCGGCTAGTCCAGAGTTATCGAGATTTGCCATTAAGACTAGCAGAGGCTAGTCCACTCTACCGCTATGAATTATCAGGAACACTAACTGGGTTGATTCGAGTTCGAGGACCAATCACCCAGAATGATGCCCACATCTATGTCACCTCGGATCAACTCAAAGCTGAGTTTATCAAAGTAATCGAACTATTTTCGGCAGTGTATCAAGAATTTGAGATCGAGGACTACTGGTTTAGGCTATCCTTGCCAGATTTTGGTAAGGATAAGTTTGCTGAGAGTGGAGACAGGTGGCAGTATGCTGCTGATCAGATCAGGGAAGCCTTGGTCGAAACCGGTTCAGAATTTGTTGAAGTCGAGGGAGAGGCCGCATTTTATGGTCCAAAACTTGATGTTCAGATCCGCAATGTGACAGGCAAGGAGGATACGATTGCTACTAGTCAAATCGATATCTTGGTACCTGAGAGAATGGGTCTTAAATATACCGATCAGGACAATCAAGATCAGATCCCAATTGTAATTCATCGGGCTATTATGGGATCTTTTGAGAGATTTATTGGTTTCTTGCTCGAAAAGACTGCTGGATATCTACCTTTTTGGTTAGCACCAGAACAGGTCAGAATTCTGGTAGTAACCGACAGGGCAGAAGCTTATGTAAGGGAGATTGAATCGGTGCTTAAGGATCTAGTACTGAAACAGCCATTAAAGGCAAATCAATTGCGCTATCAGATCGATGATCGGGCAGAGTCACTAGGTAAGAAGATCAGGCAAGCTGAACAGGATAAGATACCAGTTCAAATTATCGTTGGTGAAAAAGATCAAGATAATAGAACAATTAGCTTGCGCAAGAAGTTTAATGATCAAAGCGAGGAACAGACAATTGAATTTGATCAATTGGCAAATTATTTATCTAGTCTAGCCGAAAGTAGAGGTAAATATGAGTAG